The segment TCATTTTCCATCCAGCCTTGGCGTAAAAACTTCACTTGAGCCCATTTTTTCTCGATGGGATTTAAGTCAGGACTATAAGGTGGTAAGAATAGAAGCCTGTGACCATGCCTGTTAAGCAACTTTTGAACGCGCTTATGAAAGGCTGCATTATCCATAACGATTACACATTTTCTCTTAAGCTTTGGTATCAGCGTGAACTTGCACCAGTGATAGAAAATCTTTTTATTAATGTTGGTCTTTAAGCAATTGAGTGCAAACAGCGTTTTGCCATATAGTGCACCAATGACGTTGGTTCGATCTTTGGCTTGCCAATTGTAACTGCCAATGCAGGGGCTACCAATGGGTGCATAACCACAAGGACGCATCGTTTCACTCTCAAACCCACTTTCGTCCATATAGACAATAGCAAAGCCTTGAGCAATGTAGTGGTTAAGCTTGGCTAGATAAGTCGCTCTTTTCACAGGACAGGCTTTGGGATGCTCAAGTGTCTTTTTTTTTGCTAACACCAATACGCTTTAAGGCTTTACTGATGCCTGTTGGGCTACAATCAAAACGCTGTGCTCGCTCATAGTGATAATCGTCAGGGTGGTCTTTGACATCTTGAGCTAAGGCTTCATCCCCTATTTTGTAGGGCTTAATATATCGAGTGGTTTTACTATGAAGACGCTTTTTCCACTTCTGGATAGTCGTTGGACTGATATCATAGAAAACAGCAGCTTCGGCAAAGGTCATGCCCTCATCTAAGCTTTTTAAAACTTGTTTGCGAAA is part of the Psychrobacter immobilis genome and harbors:
- a CDS encoding IS630 transposase-related protein, with the protein product MTYSLDFRKQVLKSLDEGMTFAEAAVFYDISPTTIQKWKKRLHSKTTRYIKPYKIGDEALAQDVKDHPDDYHYERAQRFDCSPTGISKALKRIGVSKKKDT
- a CDS encoding transposase, which gives rise to MLAKKKTLEHPKACPVKRATYLAKLNHYIAQGFAIVYMDESGFESETMRPCGYAPIGSPCIGSYNWQAKDRTNVIGALYGKTLFALNCLKTNINKKIFYHWCKFTLIPKLKRKCVIVMDNAAFHKRVQKLLNRHGHRLLFLPPYSPDLNPIEKKWAQVKFLRQGWMEN